A window of Pedococcus aerophilus contains these coding sequences:
- a CDS encoding phosphotransferase family protein — translation MSAASGIPQAAEASGAGREEVPGLPRESFTAWAAEAVPELGPDWTAEVISGGLSNITYRVAGPTATVIVRRPPMGTLLPSAHDMARESRVLSALWPTAVPVPEVLATTTDRDVVGAPFYVMALVDGTVYREPAQTAELAVAQRDQLSDSLVEVLAAVHAVDLDATGLRDFGKPDGYLERQVRRWGGQWDASRTRDLPAMDDLVRALDSQRPDGGEVTLVHGDYRLDNTLVTDVGGRLEVAAVVDWELSTLGDPLADLATWLTYYSGPGEDGSAVPVAAGLTAHEGFPTTDEIAARYAAATGRDVSGLDYYRAFTDFRLAVILEGVHARFLAGKSLGEGYDRVGDSVPLLVERALSRL, via the coding sequence ATGAGTGCCGCGAGCGGCATACCGCAGGCCGCGGAGGCGAGCGGCGCAGGACGCGAGGAGGTCCCCGGCCTGCCCCGTGAGTCGTTCACGGCATGGGCGGCGGAGGCCGTGCCCGAGCTGGGCCCCGACTGGACCGCGGAGGTGATCTCCGGCGGGCTGTCCAACATCACGTACCGGGTGGCCGGGCCGACCGCGACGGTCATCGTCCGCCGACCCCCGATGGGCACGCTGCTGCCGAGCGCCCATGACATGGCTCGCGAGTCACGGGTGCTCTCCGCGCTGTGGCCGACCGCCGTGCCGGTCCCCGAGGTCCTCGCGACCACGACCGACCGTGACGTCGTCGGGGCACCGTTCTACGTCATGGCCCTCGTCGACGGCACGGTCTACCGCGAGCCCGCCCAGACGGCTGAACTTGCTGTGGCGCAGCGGGATCAGCTCTCCGACTCCCTCGTCGAGGTGCTGGCCGCCGTCCACGCCGTCGACCTCGACGCGACCGGGCTGCGCGACTTCGGCAAGCCCGACGGGTACCTCGAGCGGCAGGTGCGCCGCTGGGGCGGGCAGTGGGACGCTAGCCGCACCCGCGACCTGCCGGCGATGGACGACCTGGTCCGGGCGCTCGACTCCCAGCGCCCCGACGGCGGCGAGGTGACGCTCGTGCACGGCGACTACCGGCTCGACAACACCCTGGTCACCGACGTCGGGGGCCGGCTCGAGGTCGCAGCCGTCGTCGACTGGGAGCTCAGCACCCTCGGCGACCCGCTCGCCGACCTCGCGACGTGGCTGACCTACTACTCCGGCCCCGGTGAGGACGGCAGTGCCGTGCCCGTCGCTGCCGGGCTGACCGCGCACGAGGGCTTCCCGACGACGGACGAGATCGCCGCGCGGTATGCCGCCGCGACCGGTCGCGACGTGTCCGGACTCGACTACTACCGGGCCTTCACCGACTTCCGCCTCGCGGTCATCCTCGAAGGAGTTCACGCGCGCTTCCTCGCCGGGAAGTCCTTGGGCGAGGGGTACGACCGGGTGGGCGACTCCGTGCCGCTGCTCGTCGAGCGCGCACTGTCCCGGCTCTGA
- the map gene encoding type I methionyl aminopeptidase has product MIEILSPTEVARGKETGALVADILQSLRQRSAVGTNLLDIDGWAKAMILEAGAQSCYVDYAPSFGRGPFGHYICTSVNDAVLHGLPHDRTLADGDLVSLDLAISLGGVVADSAISFVVGHSQPAESLALIEATEQALAAGITAAVPGARIGDLSHAIGTTLQAAGYTVNTQFGGHGVGSTMHQDPHVANSGRPGRGFPLRPGLLLALEPWVMADTDRLVTDDDGWTLRSATGCLTAHSEHTIAITEDGAEILTLPSS; this is encoded by the coding sequence GTGATCGAGATCCTGAGCCCCACCGAGGTCGCGCGGGGCAAGGAGACCGGCGCCCTCGTCGCCGACATCCTCCAGTCGCTCCGGCAGCGCAGTGCGGTGGGCACGAACCTGCTCGACATCGACGGCTGGGCCAAGGCCATGATCCTCGAGGCCGGGGCGCAGTCCTGCTACGTCGACTACGCCCCCTCCTTCGGGCGCGGACCGTTCGGCCACTACATCTGCACATCGGTCAACGACGCCGTCCTGCACGGTCTCCCGCACGACCGCACGCTTGCCGACGGCGACCTCGTGTCCCTCGACCTCGCGATCTCCCTCGGTGGTGTCGTCGCCGACTCGGCGATCAGCTTCGTCGTCGGGCATTCGCAGCCCGCCGAGAGCCTCGCGCTCATCGAAGCCACCGAGCAGGCCCTGGCCGCCGGGATCACTGCCGCCGTGCCCGGCGCCCGCATCGGTGACCTCTCCCACGCGATCGGCACCACGCTCCAGGCGGCCGGGTACACGGTCAACACCCAGTTCGGCGGCCACGGCGTCGGGTCGACGATGCACCAGGACCCCCACGTGGCGAACAGCGGTCGTCCCGGCCGCGGGTTCCCGCTGCGACCGGGGTTGCTGCTGGCCCTCGAGCCCTGGGTGATGGCCGACACCGACCGGCTCGTCACCGACGACGACGGCTGGACCCTGCGCAGCGCCACCGGCTGCCTGACCGCCCACAGCGAGCACACCATCGCCATCACCGAGGACGGCGCCGAGATCCTCACCCTGCCGAGCAGCTAG
- a CDS encoding FAD-binding oxidoreductase, translating to MPVSPLTGGSAGTLSAPVAHALADAAPSVFWLDRPDRPAPRPAIGAAESADLVVVGGGYTGLWTALLAKEANPRRDVVVVEAGRIGWAASGRNGGFCSASLTHGEANGRERWPAEYEQLHRLGLANLDAIADTVQRHGIDCDFQRTGELTVATAPHQVEWLREDLGAGTFLDRDAVRAELDSPTYLAGVHTPDETAMVDPARLAWGLAAAAESLGVRIVERTKVTGLERDGAGMRLSTDRGHDLRAARVALGTNAFPSLLRRTRLHTVPVYDYVLMTEPLSEQQLASIGWRSRAGVGDMANQFHYYRITEDNRILWGGYDAIYHLGRRVRPTKDQRPQTFERLAAHFFETFPQLEGLRFSHRWGGAIDTCTRFCAFYGSAHDGRVAYALGYTGLGVGASRFGAAVTLDLLDGVDTERTRLQMVREKPLPFPPEPFAYAGIQLTRWALARADENDGKRNAWLRTLDRLGLGFDS from the coding sequence ATGCCCGTGTCCCCGCTGACGGGTGGGTCGGCGGGGACGCTCAGCGCTCCCGTGGCCCACGCACTGGCCGACGCAGCGCCCTCGGTGTTCTGGCTGGACCGCCCGGACCGCCCGGCGCCGCGTCCGGCGATCGGCGCCGCCGAGTCCGCCGACCTCGTCGTCGTGGGTGGTGGCTACACCGGCCTGTGGACCGCGCTGCTCGCCAAGGAGGCGAACCCCCGCCGGGACGTGGTCGTCGTCGAGGCGGGCCGCATCGGGTGGGCGGCCTCGGGACGCAACGGTGGGTTCTGCTCGGCGAGCCTCACCCACGGTGAGGCCAACGGTCGCGAACGCTGGCCGGCAGAATACGAGCAGCTGCACCGGCTGGGCCTCGCGAACCTCGACGCCATCGCGGACACCGTGCAGCGCCACGGGATCGACTGCGACTTCCAGCGCACCGGCGAGCTCACCGTGGCCACCGCGCCACACCAGGTCGAGTGGCTGCGCGAGGACCTCGGCGCCGGCACGTTCCTCGACCGCGACGCCGTGCGCGCCGAGCTCGACTCGCCCACCTACCTCGCCGGGGTGCACACGCCCGACGAGACAGCCATGGTCGACCCCGCCCGTCTGGCGTGGGGGCTCGCCGCGGCGGCGGAGTCACTGGGTGTCCGGATCGTCGAACGCACCAAGGTCACCGGTCTGGAGCGCGACGGAGCCGGTATGCGGCTCAGCACCGATCGTGGGCACGACCTGCGCGCCGCACGGGTGGCCCTGGGCACCAACGCTTTTCCCTCCCTCTTGCGGCGCACCCGCCTGCACACGGTGCCGGTCTACGACTACGTCCTGATGACCGAGCCGCTCTCGGAGCAGCAGCTGGCGTCGATCGGCTGGAGGAGTCGGGCGGGGGTCGGCGACATGGCCAACCAGTTCCACTACTACCGGATCACCGAGGACAACCGGATCCTCTGGGGCGGCTACGACGCGATCTACCACCTCGGCCGCCGGGTCCGCCCGACCAAGGACCAGCGGCCCCAGACCTTCGAGCGGCTCGCCGCGCACTTCTTCGAGACGTTCCCCCAGCTCGAGGGCCTGCGGTTCAGCCACCGCTGGGGCGGAGCCATCGACACGTGCACCCGCTTCTGCGCGTTCTACGGGTCGGCCCACGACGGGCGGGTGGCCTACGCGCTGGGCTACACGGGTCTCGGCGTCGGGGCGTCGCGGTTCGGGGCGGCGGTCACCCTCGACCTGCTCGATGGCGTCGACACCGAGCGCACCCGCCTGCAGATGGTGCGCGAGAAGCCGCTGCCGTTCCCGCCGGAGCCGTTCGCCTACGCGGGCATCCAGCTCACCCGGTGGGCACTGGCCCGCGCCGACGAGAACGACGGCAAGCGCAACGCCTGGCTGCGCACCCTCGACCGGCTCGGCCTGGGCTTCGACTCCTAG
- a CDS encoding aspartate aminotransferase family protein, which yields MTDISVQQGVLDAVTGATEEQVRRDDRGHVFHSWSAQGLIDPLPIASALGSYFTDYSGKRYLDFSSQLVNVNIGYQHPKLVAAIQEQAGRLTTISPAFANDARSEAARLITELAPGDLNRVFFTNGGAEANENALRMARLHTGRHKVLAAYRSYHGATAGSIALTGDPRRWASEPGMPGVVRYWGPYLYRSAFHATTEEEETQRALQHLRDILMVEGAHTVAAIILESVVGTNGILVPPPGYLQGVRDLCDEFGIVMIADEVMSGFARCGEWFAVDHWGVAPDLITFAKGVNSGYVPLGGVIISERIAQSFDTKPFPGGLTYSGHPLACASAVASINIFKEEGIVEHARALGEDVIGPGLHELAERHPSIGEVRGLGTFWALELVRDRDTREPLVPFNAGGADAKAMNDFAGACKERGLWPFTHFNRTHVVPPCTTTADEVREGLAILDEALDVADRYTTGA from the coding sequence ATGACCGACATCTCCGTCCAGCAGGGCGTGCTCGACGCCGTCACCGGTGCCACCGAGGAGCAGGTGCGCCGTGACGACCGTGGCCACGTGTTCCACTCGTGGTCGGCGCAGGGGCTGATCGACCCGTTGCCGATCGCCTCGGCCCTCGGTTCGTACTTCACCGACTACAGCGGCAAGCGCTACCTCGACTTCTCGAGCCAGCTCGTCAACGTCAACATCGGCTACCAGCACCCCAAGCTCGTCGCCGCGATCCAGGAGCAGGCCGGTCGCCTGACGACGATCAGCCCGGCCTTCGCCAACGACGCCCGGTCCGAGGCCGCCCGCCTCATCACCGAGCTCGCCCCCGGCGACCTCAACCGCGTGTTCTTCACCAACGGCGGGGCCGAGGCCAACGAGAACGCCCTCCGTATGGCGCGCCTGCACACCGGCCGCCACAAGGTGCTCGCCGCCTACCGCAGCTACCACGGGGCGACCGCGGGATCCATCGCCCTGACCGGTGATCCGCGCCGGTGGGCGTCCGAGCCGGGTATGCCGGGCGTGGTCCGGTACTGGGGGCCGTACCTCTACCGCTCGGCGTTCCACGCGACGACGGAGGAGGAGGAGACGCAGCGTGCGCTGCAGCACCTGCGCGACATCCTCATGGTCGAGGGCGCGCACACCGTCGCCGCGATCATCCTCGAGTCCGTCGTCGGCACCAACGGCATCCTCGTCCCGCCGCCGGGGTACCTCCAGGGTGTCCGCGACCTGTGCGACGAGTTCGGGATCGTCATGATCGCGGACGAGGTGATGTCCGGGTTCGCCCGCTGCGGCGAGTGGTTCGCCGTCGACCACTGGGGCGTCGCCCCCGACCTCATCACCTTCGCCAAGGGCGTCAACAGCGGCTACGTCCCGCTCGGCGGCGTCATCATCTCCGAGCGCATCGCGCAGTCCTTCGACACCAAGCCCTTCCCCGGTGGCCTCACCTACTCCGGGCACCCGCTGGCCTGCGCCTCGGCTGTCGCCTCCATCAACATCTTCAAGGAGGAGGGGATCGTCGAGCACGCCCGAGCCCTGGGCGAGGACGTCATCGGGCCCGGCCTGCACGAGCTCGCCGAGCGGCACCCGAGCATCGGCGAGGTCCGCGGCCTCGGCACGTTCTGGGCCCTGGAGCTCGTCCGCGACCGCGACACCCGGGAGCCGCTCGTGCCGTTCAACGCCGGTGGCGCCGACGCCAAGGCGATGAACGACTTCGCCGGAGCCTGCAAGGAGCGCGGCCTCTGGCCGTTCACCCACTTCAACCGGACCCACGTCGTGCCGCCCTGCACGACCACGGCCGACGAGGTGCGTGAGGGGCTGGCGATCCTCGACGAGGCCCTCGACGTCGCCGACCGCTACACGACCGGCGCCTGA
- a CDS encoding CoA-acylating methylmalonate-semialdehyde dehydrogenase: MTTRISHWIDGRLTEGTSGRTSPVYNPATGAVTGEVDLASLEELDTAVASASAAAKEWRSASLSHRSAVLFAFRELLHQRTPELAAIITSEHGKVLSDAAGEIARGLENVEFATGVPNLLKGGFTEQAATGVDVYNIRQPLGVVAGVTPFNFPAMVPLWMCANAIACGNAFILKPSEKDPSAALFLAQLWKEAGLPDGLFTVLHGDKVAVDGLLDHLGIAAVSFVGSTPIAKYIYERGTANGKRVQALGGAKNHALVLPDADVDMAADSVVSAAYGSAGERCMALSVAVAVGDVAQPLVDAIAARLPKLTVGDGTDADTDMGPLITAEHRDKVAGYVGAGQEAGATVVVDGREGDLPTDGFFLGTTLLDHVTPEMTVYTDEIFGPVLSVVRVDTYEEGLELINSNQYANGTAIFTRDGGAARRFQFDVEVGMVGINVPIPVPVAYYSFGGWKDSLFGDTHMYGPEGINFYTRGKVVTQRWPDPATSSVDLGFPRTR, from the coding sequence ATGACGACGCGCATCTCCCACTGGATCGACGGCCGCCTCACCGAGGGCACCTCCGGACGCACCTCCCCGGTCTACAACCCGGCGACCGGTGCGGTCACCGGCGAGGTCGACCTGGCCTCCCTCGAGGAGCTCGACACCGCGGTGGCGAGTGCGTCGGCCGCCGCGAAGGAGTGGCGCAGCGCCTCCCTGTCGCACCGCAGCGCCGTCCTGTTCGCGTTCCGCGAGCTGCTGCACCAGCGCACGCCCGAGCTCGCGGCGATCATCACGTCCGAGCACGGCAAGGTGCTCTCCGACGCCGCGGGTGAGATCGCCCGCGGCCTCGAGAACGTCGAGTTCGCCACCGGCGTCCCCAACCTGCTCAAGGGTGGCTTCACCGAGCAGGCCGCCACCGGCGTCGACGTCTACAACATCCGCCAGCCGCTCGGCGTCGTCGCCGGCGTGACGCCGTTCAACTTCCCCGCGATGGTGCCCCTGTGGATGTGCGCGAACGCCATCGCCTGCGGGAACGCGTTCATCCTCAAGCCGTCCGAGAAGGACCCGTCCGCGGCGCTGTTCCTCGCCCAGCTGTGGAAGGAGGCCGGTCTGCCCGACGGCCTCTTCACCGTCCTGCACGGTGACAAGGTCGCCGTCGACGGCCTGCTCGACCACCTCGGGATCGCCGCGGTGAGCTTCGTCGGCTCCACCCCGATCGCCAAGTACATCTACGAGCGCGGCACCGCCAACGGCAAGCGCGTCCAGGCCCTCGGCGGCGCCAAGAACCACGCCCTCGTCCTGCCCGACGCCGATGTCGACATGGCCGCCGACTCGGTCGTCTCCGCGGCCTACGGCTCCGCCGGTGAGCGCTGCATGGCCCTGTCCGTCGCCGTGGCCGTCGGCGACGTCGCCCAGCCGCTCGTCGACGCCATCGCGGCCCGCCTGCCCAAGCTCACCGTCGGCGACGGCACCGACGCCGACACCGACATGGGCCCGCTCATCACCGCCGAGCACCGTGACAAGGTCGCCGGTTACGTCGGCGCCGGCCAGGAGGCCGGAGCGACGGTGGTCGTCGACGGCCGCGAGGGCGACCTGCCGACCGACGGGTTCTTCCTCGGCACCACGCTGCTCGACCACGTCACCCCGGAGATGACCGTCTACACCGACGAGATCTTCGGCCCGGTGCTCTCCGTCGTCCGCGTGGACACCTACGAGGAGGGCCTGGAGCTCATCAACTCCAACCAGTACGCCAACGGCACCGCGATCTTCACCCGCGACGGTGGCGCGGCCCGCCGGTTCCAGTTCGACGTCGAGGTCGGCATGGTCGGCATCAACGTCCCGATCCCGGTCCCGGTCGCCTACTACTCCTTCGGCGGCTGGAAGGACTCGCTCTTCGGTGACACCCACATGTACGGGCCCGAGGGCATCAACTTCTACACCCGCGGCAAGGTCGTCACGCAGCGCTGGCCCGACCCGGCCACGTCGAGCGTCGACCTCGGCTTCCCCCGCACCCGCTGA
- a CDS encoding PLP-dependent aminotransferase family protein, which produces MPHATLTALEARLDSPSAKGLAHAVSATIRDGLLVAGDRLPPIRTVAAELALSPTTVSAAWALLARSGTVATDGRRGTTVLDHRAGGTVRYRAALDRPSTFDHDLSTGVPDPALLPDLGRALAGLRTAPTTGSYLDDPVLPALAEALVADWPFAVEEVAVVDGAMDAMDLFVRTQLRFGDRVVVEDPGFPPLVDLLESVGVQLVGVAVDEEGLDLTALGAALREPVAAIFVQPRAQNPTGVTMTSRRAGAIARLLADSATIVVEDDSAAGLSPSPLVSLGQWRPEQTVHIRSFSKSHGPDLRLAAVSAPTAVRGAVNGRRQLGQGWSSRLLQQVLLGLLTDDVATAQVQTAARTYAARRARVVDRLRERGVEVGGTEGINIWVPVQDETAAVVRLASQGIGVAPGTPFRIGPGGEGGHIRVTVGLAADGDRALDGLADALADAAQTAGWSGRAR; this is translated from the coding sequence ATGCCGCACGCCACCCTCACGGCCCTCGAGGCACGCCTGGACTCGCCCTCGGCCAAGGGTCTGGCCCACGCGGTCTCCGCGACGATCCGCGACGGGCTGCTCGTCGCCGGCGACCGGCTGCCCCCGATCCGCACCGTCGCGGCCGAGCTCGCCCTGTCGCCCACCACGGTCAGCGCGGCCTGGGCCCTCCTGGCCCGCTCGGGCACGGTCGCGACCGACGGCCGGCGCGGCACCACGGTCCTGGACCACCGCGCCGGCGGCACCGTGCGCTACCGCGCTGCCCTCGACCGGCCCTCGACGTTCGACCACGACCTGTCGACCGGGGTCCCCGACCCGGCCCTGCTCCCCGACCTCGGCCGCGCGCTGGCCGGGCTGCGCACCGCGCCCACCACGGGCAGCTACCTCGACGACCCCGTGCTGCCGGCGCTCGCCGAGGCCCTCGTCGCGGACTGGCCGTTCGCCGTGGAGGAGGTCGCGGTCGTCGACGGGGCGATGGACGCGATGGACCTTTTCGTGCGGACCCAGCTGCGGTTCGGCGACCGGGTCGTGGTGGAGGACCCCGGGTTCCCGCCGCTGGTCGACCTGCTCGAGTCGGTCGGTGTCCAGCTCGTCGGCGTCGCCGTCGACGAGGAGGGCCTCGACCTCACCGCGCTGGGGGCCGCGCTGCGCGAACCCGTCGCCGCGATCTTCGTCCAGCCCCGCGCCCAGAACCCCACCGGCGTCACCATGACCTCACGGCGGGCCGGTGCGATCGCCCGCCTGCTCGCCGACTCGGCCACGATCGTCGTCGAGGACGACTCCGCCGCCGGGCTGTCCCCCTCGCCACTGGTCAGCCTGGGGCAGTGGCGACCCGAGCAGACCGTCCACATCCGGTCGTTCTCGAAGTCCCACGGACCCGACCTGCGCCTCGCCGCGGTGAGCGCCCCCACCGCGGTCCGGGGTGCGGTCAACGGTCGTCGGCAGCTCGGCCAGGGCTGGTCGAGCCGACTGCTCCAGCAGGTTCTCCTCGGACTGCTCACCGACGACGTCGCCACCGCACAGGTCCAGACCGCTGCCCGGACGTATGCCGCGCGGCGGGCCCGCGTCGTCGACCGCCTCCGCGAGCGCGGGGTCGAGGTCGGTGGAACCGAGGGGATCAACATCTGGGTGCCGGTGCAGGACGAGACCGCCGCGGTGGTCCGCCTGGCCAGCCAGGGCATCGGCGTCGCACCCGGGACACCGTTCCGGATCGGTCCCGGTGGCGAGGGCGGGCACATCCGGGTCACCGTCGGACTCGCCGCGGACGGTGACAGGGCCCTCGACGGACTGGCCGACGCGCTCGCCGACGCCGCACAGACCGCTGGCTGGAGCGGTCGCGCCCGCTGA
- a CDS encoding DUF6328 family protein — protein MDGYQRDGETEAERLDRNWDELLQELRVTQTGVQILTGFLLTLPIQPAFQDISDFERSAYIAAISTSILATCLLITPVAMHRWLFRQQRKATLVHVAHRVAISGLFILAAAVVSVMALTFSLVLDQTAGVVAACLGVVLFVAAWVLLPLRLRHRLTRPEGP, from the coding sequence GTGGACGGCTACCAACGCGACGGCGAAACCGAGGCCGAGCGCCTCGACCGCAACTGGGACGAGCTGCTCCAGGAGCTGCGGGTCACCCAGACCGGTGTCCAGATCCTCACCGGGTTCCTGCTGACCCTGCCGATCCAACCGGCGTTCCAGGACATCAGCGACTTCGAGCGCAGCGCCTACATCGCCGCGATCAGCACGAGCATCCTCGCCACCTGCCTGCTCATCACCCCGGTCGCGATGCACCGCTGGTTGTTCCGGCAGCAGCGCAAGGCGACCTTGGTCCACGTCGCCCACCGGGTCGCCATCTCCGGCCTGTTCATCCTCGCCGCTGCGGTGGTGAGCGTGATGGCCCTGACCTTCTCCCTCGTCCTCGACCAGACGGCCGGCGTCGTCGCCGCGTGCCTCGGGGTGGTCCTGTTCGTCGCCGCCTGGGTGCTGCTCCCGCTGCGCCTGCGCCATCGCCTGACTCGCCCGGAAGGCCCCTGA